The nucleotide sequence GGCCAGAAAGGCATGGCTTCGGGTGGTCGGATGGATGTCGTCCCAGAAGGCGTAGGTATCCGGATCCGCTCCGTCATTTTCTTTCAAGGGGTCCGTTACGTTTACAAGACCGAAGTCCGTCTGGTACGCGAGCATATGGTCGAAGATAAAGAAGACGTCGAGCTGCTCGATGCGGATGTTCAGCTCGTCTTCGAGTGCATTCAGCTCATCGCCCAGCGCCGCGTTATAGGCAAGTGTGGCTGCGGTTCGCGCGGCGGCAAGGGAAGGATCGGAGAGTACCTCCGGCACTGCGCCGAGGTCGGGCAGGTTCGGAACAATGAAATGATCCACCCCCAAGTTGCTTAATTGAGTGATAAAGTCTCCCACCTCGGCAGCCAGGCCCGCGGTGTTCAGATATGGGTTGTCGCGGATGTCATTGCCACCGATCCAGACCGCGCAGAGGTCGCCGCTCTGCCACTGGTAGCGGGACTGGTAACGCGTGAGTTGGGA is from Coraliomargarita parva and encodes:
- a CDS encoding SGNH/GDSL hydrolase family protein, giving the protein LFPQRLQRYLAFELGCELSSLFHWLLYLTSVKQPVQLYGAGSFLGLTGLNLAVAASTVSDLQSQLTRYQSRYQWQSGDLCAVWIGGNDIRDNPYLNTAGLAAEVGDFITQLSNLGVDHFIVPNLPDLGAVPEVLSDPSLAAARTAATLAYNAALGDELNALEDELNIRIEQLDVFFIFDHMLAYQTDFGLVNVTDPLKENDGADPDTYAFWDDIHPTTRSHAFLAAASQALMDEAAPIEIISWSINSDGELRQTWFANPWVEYTIQSGERLDQMNTGVILDGVPAYTETVPAPGLKSGFFRTVRSQ